A window of the Buchnera aphidicola str. Sg (Schizaphis graminum) genome harbors these coding sequences:
- the cgtA gene encoding Obg family GTPase CgtA has product MKFIDQTIIQVIAGNGGNGCVNFRREKYIPKGGPDGGDGGDGGNVWLQSDNNLNTLIDLRFKKTFQAPHGENGSGKNCSGKKGSDIKIYVPVGTKIINYQTREIIGDLIKHKQKILIAKGGWHGLGNTRFKSSINRTPRQRTLGSVGEKRDIQLELILIADVGTLGMPNAGKSTLVKSISGAKTKIANYPFTTLNPVLGSVNTEGKKFIIADIPGIMQNASQGFGLGVRFLKHLERCKILLHIVDLCPTDHSNPVENIRIILNELKKYNTSLYNKPRWLILNKIDLIKSSEIKKIIDKIKNFLKVEERFYLISSIKKIGVKKLCSDIAFYLQK; this is encoded by the coding sequence ATGAAATTTATTGATCAAACAATAATTCAAGTTATTGCTGGGAATGGTGGAAATGGATGTGTTAATTTTAGAAGAGAAAAATACATTCCTAAAGGTGGTCCAGATGGTGGAGATGGTGGGGATGGTGGAAACGTTTGGTTACAATCTGATAACAATTTAAATACTCTAATTGATCTTAGATTTAAAAAAACATTTCAAGCTCCTCACGGAGAAAATGGATCTGGAAAAAATTGTTCTGGTAAAAAGGGAAGTGATATAAAAATATATGTTCCTGTTGGTACAAAAATTATCAATTATCAAACACGTGAAATAATAGGTGATTTAATTAAGCATAAGCAAAAAATATTAATTGCCAAAGGAGGTTGGCACGGATTAGGAAATACTAGATTTAAATCTTCAATAAATAGAACACCAAGACAAAGAACACTTGGATCAGTAGGAGAAAAACGTGATATACAATTGGAATTAATTTTAATAGCTGATGTAGGGACGTTAGGTATGCCAAACGCTGGAAAATCTACTTTAGTAAAAAGTATATCTGGTGCTAAAACAAAAATCGCAAACTATCCGTTTACTACATTAAATCCTGTTTTAGGAAGTGTTAATACAGAAGGTAAAAAATTTATTATAGCTGATATTCCTGGAATAATGCAAAATGCATCTCAAGGATTTGGTTTAGGTGTGCGGTTTTTAAAACATTTAGAAAGATGTAAAATATTGCTTCACATTGTTGATTTATGTCCTACAGATCATTCTAATCCTGTAGAAAATATAAGAATTATTTTAAATGAATTAAAAAAATATAATACAAGTTTATATAATAAACCAAGATGGTTAATTCTTAATAAAATTGATTTAATAAAATCTTCGGAAATAAAAAAAATTATTGATAAAATTAAAAATTTTTTAAAAGTAGAAGAAAGGTTTTATTTAATCTCTTCGATTAAGAAAATAGGTGTTAAAAAACTATGTTCTGACATAGCATTTTACTTGCAAAAATAG
- the tldD gene encoding metalloprotease TldD has translation MTLELVTESLLTKNQINHQDVFSCLEDFCTHNIDYGDFYFQSRICESWSLENGIIKEGDYHLDQGVGVRAVSGETTGFSYADQISIDAVRKSAHMAKSIFDKKEKIKIKPLLNQEKKFFYDPINPLKTFTSSEKTNLLYKVDHIARKTDNRVVQVNANLSGSYEEILVVSTEGNLATDIRPLVEFSVSVLVEERGRREKGRSGGGSRTNYSFFITQDDCFGENRIDYWTKEAVRIALLNLSSHEAPSGTFPVVLGSGWPGVLLHEAVGHGLEGDFNRRGTSIFTNMIEKKVASELCTIIDDGTMKNQRGSLNIDDEGVPGQCNVLIENGILKKYMQDKLNARLMNTKSTGNGRRESYSHLPMPRMTNTYMIPGKSKLEDIINSVDYGIYAINFSGGQVDITSGQFVFSTSEAYLVKKGKIFSPIRNTTLIGSGLEVMQQISMVGNDLKMDQGMGMCGKDGQNIPVGIGQPSIKLEKLTVGGTV, from the coding sequence ATGACATTAGAATTAGTTACTGAGTCTTTATTGACTAAAAATCAAATAAATCATCAAGATGTTTTTTCTTGTCTAGAAGATTTTTGCACTCATAATATAGATTATGGAGATTTTTATTTTCAATCTCGTATTTGTGAGTCTTGGTCACTAGAAAATGGAATTATTAAAGAAGGTGATTATCATTTAGATCAAGGAGTAGGTGTAAGAGCCGTTTCTGGAGAAACAACAGGATTCTCATATGCTGATCAAATATCAATAGATGCAGTAAGAAAAAGTGCTCATATGGCAAAAAGTATTTTTGATAAAAAAGAAAAAATAAAAATTAAACCTTTATTAAATCAAGAAAAAAAATTTTTTTATGATCCTATTAATCCGTTAAAAACGTTTACATCTAGTGAAAAAACTAATTTACTCTATAAAGTAGATCATATAGCGCGTAAGACCGATAATCGTGTTGTACAGGTAAACGCCAATTTAAGTGGATCATATGAAGAAATTTTAGTTGTTTCTACTGAAGGTAATCTAGCTACAGATATAAGACCATTAGTTGAATTTTCTGTTAGTGTTTTAGTCGAAGAAAGAGGTAGGAGAGAAAAAGGCAGAAGTGGAGGAGGAAGTCGTACTAATTATAGCTTCTTCATAACTCAAGATGATTGTTTTGGAGAAAATAGAATTGATTATTGGACAAAGGAAGCTGTTCGTATAGCTTTATTAAATTTATCTTCACACGAAGCACCTTCCGGTACATTTCCTGTTGTTTTAGGATCTGGATGGCCTGGTGTTTTATTACATGAAGCAGTAGGACATGGTTTAGAAGGTGATTTTAATAGAAGAGGAACTTCAATTTTTACTAATATGATTGAAAAAAAAGTGGCTTCAGAATTATGTACTATAATTGACGATGGAACAATGAAAAACCAACGTGGTTCATTAAATATTGATGATGAAGGAGTTCCAGGACAATGTAATGTACTGATCGAAAACGGTATTTTAAAAAAATATATGCAAGACAAACTTAATGCTCGTTTAATGAATACAAAATCTACTGGTAATGGACGTCGTGAATCTTATTCTCATTTACCTATGCCTCGTATGACGAATACTTATATGATACCTGGTAAATCTAAATTAGAAGATATTATTAATAGTGTTGATTATGGAATATACGCTATTAATTTTTCTGGAGGGCAAGTTGATATTACTTCTGGACAATTTGTGTTTTCAACTTCAGAAGCATATTTGGTAAAAAAAGGCAAAATTTTTTCACCAATTAGAAATACTACTCTTATTGGCTCTGGTTTAGAAGTAATGCAACAAATATCAATGGTTGGAAATGATTTAAAAATGGATCAAGGTATGGGTATGTGCGGAAAAGACGGTCAAAATATTCCAGTAGGAATCGGTCAGCCATCTATAAAATTAGAAAAGTTGACTGTAGGTGGAACTGTTTAA
- the rpsP gene encoding 30S ribosomal protein S16, whose product MVRIRLALYGTKKRPFYKMVVADSRFSRDGRFIEKLGHFNPVSKCQNSTLKLNLNRIEYWQGKGAQISKRSQKLIKLFNKKEDTV is encoded by the coding sequence ATGGTACGAATTCGATTAGCTTTATATGGCACTAAAAAACGTCCATTTTATAAAATGGTAGTAGCAGATAGTCGATTTTCTAGAGATGGACGATTTATTGAAAAATTAGGTCATTTTAACCCAGTTTCTAAATGCCAAAATTCAACTCTTAAATTGAATTTAAATCGTATTGAATACTGGCAAGGAAAGGGAGCTCAAATTTCAAAAAGATCTCAAAAACTAATAAAATTATTTAATAAAAAAGAGGATACAGTATAA
- the rplU gene encoding 50S ribosomal protein L21, protein MYAVFMSGGKQYRVKKNQIIQLEKLNNSPGSIIEFDKILMISAKKEVKIGEPFLKGTKIKAHVENHGRLKKIKIIKFNRRKHYKKKQGHRQYFTNVKILDINNFNGK, encoded by the coding sequence ATGTACGCAGTTTTTATGAGCGGTGGAAAACAATATAGAGTAAAAAAAAATCAAATTATTCAATTAGAAAAATTAAATAATTCACCAGGTTCAATAATTGAATTTGACAAAATTTTAATGATTTCTGCTAAAAAAGAAGTAAAAATAGGTGAACCTTTTTTGAAAGGAACTAAAATCAAAGCTCACGTTGAAAATCATGGTAGATTAAAAAAAATAAAAATAATAAAATTTAATCGCCGTAAACACTATAAAAAAAAACAAGGTCATCGTCAATATTTTACTAATGTCAAAATTTTAGATATCAATAATTTTAATGGGAAATAA
- the greA gene encoding transcription elongation factor GreA produces MINLIPMTVRGAEKLREELEQLKNVKRPRITVQIAEARKHGDLKENAEYHSAREEQSFCEGRIQEIESKLSNSQIIDITKISNDGRVVFGSTVTILNIKNNAVFTYQIVGDDESDFKKNLISINSPMSRGLIGKTVNTIAIIHTPSGNVKYKILKIDYI; encoded by the coding sequence ATGATTAATTTAATTCCAATGACTGTTAGAGGTGCCGAAAAACTTCGTGAAGAACTTGAACAATTAAAAAATGTAAAACGTCCTCGCATTACTGTCCAAATAGCAGAAGCTAGAAAGCACGGCGACTTAAAAGAAAATGCTGAATATCATTCAGCACGAGAAGAACAAAGTTTTTGTGAAGGACGTATACAAGAAATTGAATCCAAATTATCTAATTCTCAAATTATAGATATAACAAAAATATCAAATGATGGACGAGTAGTTTTTGGTTCTACAGTAACTATTTTAAATATAAAGAACAATGCAGTGTTTACTTATCAGATTGTTGGTGATGATGAATCAGATTTTAAAAAAAATTTAATTTCTATTAATTCCCCGATGTCAAGAGGTTTAATTGGTAAAACTGTTAACACCATTGCTATTATACATACACCATCAGGTAATGTTAAATATAAAATTTTAAAAATAGATTATATTTAA
- the rplS gene encoding 50S ribosomal protein L19 yields the protein MTNIIQEIEQEQLKENIPHFRPGDTVEVKVWVIEGSKKRLQSFEGIVISIKNRSLNSSFTVRKVSNGEGIERVFQTHSYSIDSIFVKRKGKVRKAKLYYLRTRTGKSARIKERIE from the coding sequence ATGACTAATATTATTCAAGAAATTGAACAAGAGCAATTGAAAGAAAACATACCTCATTTTCGTCCTGGAGACACAGTTGAAGTAAAAGTATGGGTGATTGAAGGTTCAAAAAAACGTCTTCAATCTTTTGAAGGAATAGTCATTTCGATAAAAAATCGTTCTTTAAACTCATCTTTTACTGTTCGTAAAGTTTCTAATGGTGAGGGAATTGAACGTGTTTTTCAAACTCATTCCTATAGTATTGACTCTATCTTTGTAAAAAGAAAAGGAAAGGTAAGAAAAGCAAAATTATATTATTTAAGAACGCGTACTGGAAAATCTGCACGAATTAAAGAAAGAATCGAATAA
- the rplM gene encoding 50S ribosomal protein L13, with amino-acid sequence MKTFSLKLNDIKRNWFYVDATNKILGRFASAISIRLRGKHKIEYTPHLDTGDYIIVLNASKILVTGQKKINKVYYHHTGYIGGIKQLRFEEIMLKNPAKVIEIAVKGMLPKGSLGRSMFKKLKVFSNENHDHIAQCPQFLNI; translated from the coding sequence ATGAAAACTTTTTCATTAAAACTAAATGATATAAAACGAAATTGGTTCTATGTTGATGCAACAAATAAAATATTAGGTAGATTTGCAAGTGCAATATCTATTCGTCTTAGAGGTAAACATAAGATTGAGTACACTCCTCATCTTGATACTGGAGATTATATTATAGTTTTAAATGCTTCAAAAATATTAGTTACTGGACAAAAAAAAATTAACAAAGTTTATTATCACCATACTGGTTATATCGGTGGTATAAAACAATTAAGATTTGAAGAAATTATGTTAAAAAATCCTGCTAAGGTAATAGAAATAGCTGTAAAAGGAATGTTACCAAAAGGCTCTTTAGGCCGTTCAATGTTTAAAAAATTAAAAGTTTTTTCTAATGAAAATCATGATCATATAGCACAGTGTCCTCAATTTTTAAATATTTAA
- the rimM gene encoding ribosome maturation factor RimM (Essential for efficient processing of 16S rRNA) yields MGKAYGILGWVKFFSFTENKEKIFSYFPWFILKKKWEIIHVDKWKKHNNNFIIHIENILDRSTVSKFTNLEIFIDKSILPILKEDEYYWNDVIDCKVFNSRKEYLGKVINLIRNQNNDVLIIRNNLKKNNFKKIMIPFIHKKIVKYINVKHKIITVIWN; encoded by the coding sequence ATAGGAAAAGCTTATGGAATATTAGGTTGGGTAAAATTTTTTTCTTTTACTGAAAATAAAGAAAAAATATTCAGCTATTTTCCATGGTTTATTCTAAAAAAAAAATGGGAAATCATTCATGTTGATAAATGGAAAAAACACAACAATAATTTTATTATTCATATAGAAAATATTCTTGATCGTTCAACAGTCAGTAAATTTACTAATTTAGAAATTTTTATAGACAAAAGTATACTTCCGATATTAAAAGAAGATGAATATTACTGGAATGATGTAATTGACTGTAAAGTATTTAATTCGAGGAAAGAGTATTTAGGAAAGGTAATTAATCTAATTAGAAATCAAAATAATGACGTTCTTATCATAAGAAATAACTTAAAAAAAAATAATTTTAAAAAAATAATGATTCCTTTTATTCATAAAAAAATAGTTAAATATATTAATGTTAAACATAAAATTATAACAGTTATATGGAATTGA
- the murA gene encoding UDP-N-acetylglucosamine 1-carboxyvinyltransferase: protein MNKLYIEGDKKLNGNVIISGSKNAALPILFMTILTEKKIKISNVPKLRDINIAIQLLKSLGAQIKYKKKNLYIDTSSIKIHSPPYDLTKQIRASIWMLAPLLIRFGKAKIFLPGGCKIGARPIDLHIKGLIALGAKIILEKNYISASIKKPLTGKRIYIEKISVGATITVMSAATLAQGTTIIENAAQEPEIIDTAKFLNTLGANIIGAGSNRIFIKGVLTLIGGKHKIIPDRIETGTFLIAAAISKGYIICHDTEPKYLKNVLMKLSESGAEIKTGKDWIQLDMRGKKPKSINISTSPYPGFPTDMQPQFALLNSISQSKGTITENIFENRFIYTSELIKMGAKIKIKNNSIVCKGVPNLYSQNVFSNDLRGSATLVLAGCIARGTTTVDNIHHFERGYEAFSEKLNKLGANIKYI from the coding sequence ATGAATAAATTATATATAGAAGGCGATAAGAAATTAAATGGAAATGTTATAATTTCTGGTTCTAAAAACGCAGCTTTACCTATTTTATTTATGACTATATTAACGGAAAAAAAAATTAAAATAAGTAATGTACCAAAATTAAGAGACATTAATATAGCAATCCAATTGCTAAAAAGTTTAGGAGCACAAATAAAATATAAAAAAAAAAATTTATATATTGATACAAGTTCAATAAAAATTCACTCTCCACCCTATGATTTAACAAAGCAGATAAGAGCATCTATCTGGATGCTAGCACCTCTTCTAATTCGTTTTGGTAAAGCTAAAATATTTTTACCAGGAGGTTGTAAAATAGGTGCTAGACCGATTGATCTTCATATTAAGGGCCTAATTGCATTAGGCGCAAAAATTATTTTAGAAAAAAATTATATTTCTGCTTCTATTAAAAAACCCTTAACAGGAAAACGTATTTATATAGAAAAAATTAGTGTAGGAGCAACTATTACTGTTATGAGTGCAGCTACACTAGCTCAAGGTACAACGATTATTGAAAATGCAGCTCAAGAACCAGAAATTATTGACACGGCAAAATTTTTAAACACCTTAGGAGCAAATATTATTGGAGCAGGTAGTAATAGAATATTTATCAAAGGTGTTTTAACACTTATCGGAGGTAAACATAAAATTATACCAGATAGAATTGAAACAGGAACCTTTTTAATTGCAGCAGCAATATCTAAAGGATATATTATTTGCCATGATACTGAACCTAAATATTTAAAAAATGTATTAATGAAATTATCAGAATCAGGAGCGGAAATTAAAACAGGAAAAGATTGGATTCAATTAGATATGAGAGGTAAAAAACCGAAATCTATAAATATTTCAACTTCTCCATATCCAGGATTTCCAACAGATATGCAACCACAATTTGCTTTACTAAATAGTATTTCTCAAAGTAAAGGTACTATTACTGAAAATATATTTGAAAACCGTTTTATTTATACTTCAGAACTGATTAAAATGGGAGCAAAAATAAAAATAAAAAACAATTCTATTGTCTGTAAAGGTGTTCCTAATTTATATTCTCAAAATGTCTTTTCTAACGATTTGAGAGGATCAGCAACACTAGTTCTAGCCGGTTGTATTGCTAGAGGAACGACAACAGTTGATAATATTCATCATTTTGAAAGAGGATATGAAGCATTTTCTGAAAAATTAAATAAATTAGGAGCAAATATTAAATATATATAA
- a CDS encoding BolA family protein, which translates to MNKKKIISILKEKLNLKDIYVTEDNNHYEITAIGNVFKGLTQVKRQKKIYNPLIDLITENKIHAISIKSYSLEEWDKNQK; encoded by the coding sequence ATGAATAAAAAAAAAATAATATCAATTCTAAAAGAAAAGTTAAATTTAAAAGATATTTATGTTACAGAAGATAATAATCATTATGAAATCACAGCTATAGGAAACGTGTTTAAAGGACTAACTCAAGTTAAAAGACAAAAAAAAATCTATAATCCTTTGATTGACCTAATTACAGAAAATAAAATTCATGCTATATCTATAAAATCTTACTCTTTAGAAGAGTGGGATAAAAATCAAAAATAA
- the trmD gene encoding tRNA (guanosine(37)-N1)-methyltransferase TrmD, which yields MELNKHDQTKTKYDNTLIWFCIITIFPEMFYAITNYGVTGKAIRKNIINIKFFNPRDFTDNKYKSVDDRPYGGGPGMLMSAKPLYLAIKNAKNLLKSAIVIYLSPQGKRLNQKKILEIIKNKKIIFVCGRYEGIDQRIIDCQVDEEWSIGDYILTGGELAAMVAIDSISRFIPGVIKKKQSVQEDSFFNGLLDYPHYTRPKIIEKMKVPEILLSGNHDKIRLWRLKKSLEKTWTKRPDLLKNKILKKEEKILLNELKKINKR from the coding sequence ATGGAATTGAACAAACATGATCAAACTAAAACAAAATATGATAACACTTTAATATGGTTCTGTATTATTACAATTTTTCCGGAAATGTTCTATGCAATTACAAATTATGGAGTAACTGGAAAAGCAATTCGTAAAAATATTATAAATATTAAATTTTTTAATCCAAGAGATTTTACTGATAATAAATATAAATCTGTAGACGATCGTCCTTACGGAGGAGGACCGGGAATGTTAATGAGTGCAAAACCATTATATTTAGCAATTAAAAATGCAAAAAATCTATTAAAAAGTGCAATAGTTATTTATTTATCTCCTCAAGGAAAACGATTAAATCAAAAAAAAATTCTAGAAATAATCAAAAATAAAAAAATTATTTTTGTTTGTGGTCGATATGAAGGAATAGATCAAAGAATTATTGATTGTCAAGTAGATGAAGAATGGTCTATAGGAGATTATATACTGACTGGAGGAGAACTGGCAGCCATGGTTGCAATAGATTCTATTTCCAGATTTATCCCAGGAGTAATTAAAAAAAAACAATCAGTACAAGAAGATTCATTTTTCAATGGTCTTCTTGATTATCCGCACTATACAAGACCTAAAATAATAGAAAAAATGAAAGTACCAGAAATATTACTTTCAGGAAATCATGATAAAATTCGTTTGTGGCGTTTAAAAAAATCTTTGGAAAAAACTTGGACAAAACGACCAGATTTATTAAAAAATAAAATTTTAAAAAAAGAAGAAAAAATACTTTTAAATGAATTAAAAAAAATTAATAAAAGGTAA
- a CDS encoding chorismate mutase, protein MPSKNDLLSFRSEINNIDKNIVQLLAKRKKLVLNIAESKIKNNQPIRDIEREKILLEKLTNLGKKNNLNTNYITRLFQLIIEESVLTQKKLLNKFCNDNNLDLASFSFLGPKGSYSHIAASQYAEQNFKTCIENACLSFNEVIQSVENNQTDYAVLPIENSCSGFINEIFDILKKTNLFIIGEINISINHCLLAIKKIELNKIKAVYSHPQPFQQCSYFIKKFPNWKIQYTNSTADAMKKIVKYNITTNAALGSELGSKIYGLKVLYKNLANKKKNITRFILLSRKPVSISSKIPTKTTLIFNTGQESGALAEVLLILKKNKLIMKKLTSQNIYKNPWEEMFYIDVQANLSSSLMQETLEKIGKITKFIKILGCYPSENITPIIP, encoded by the coding sequence ATGCCATCTAAAAATGATTTATTAAGTTTTCGAAGTGAAATCAACAACATCGACAAAAATATTGTTCAATTATTGGCAAAAAGAAAAAAATTAGTATTAAATATAGCAGAATCTAAAATAAAAAATAATCAACCTATACGAGACATAGAAAGAGAAAAAATTTTATTAGAAAAACTAACTAATTTAGGAAAAAAAAATAATTTAAATACTAATTATATAACACGTTTATTCCAATTAATAATTGAAGAATCTGTATTAACACAAAAAAAATTATTAAATAAGTTTTGCAATGATAATAATCTTGACCTTGCTAGTTTTTCTTTTCTTGGTCCTAAAGGTTCTTATTCACATATTGCTGCATCTCAATATGCAGAACAAAATTTCAAAACATGTATTGAAAATGCATGTTTAAGTTTTAACGAAGTTATACAATCAGTTGAAAACAATCAAACAGATTATGCTGTTCTACCGATAGAAAATAGTTGTTCTGGATTTATTAATGAAATATTTGATATTTTAAAAAAAACAAACTTATTTATTATTGGAGAAATTAACATTTCGATAAATCATTGCTTACTTGCAATAAAAAAAATAGAGCTTAACAAAATTAAAGCAGTATATAGTCATCCTCAACCATTTCAACAATGCAGTTATTTTATAAAAAAATTTCCAAATTGGAAAATTCAATATACTAATAGTACTGCAGATGCAATGAAAAAAATTGTCAAATACAACATAACAACCAATGCTGCTTTAGGAAGTGAATTAGGAAGTAAAATTTATGGATTAAAGGTATTGTACAAAAATTTAGCAAATAAAAAGAAAAATATTACAAGATTTATCTTATTATCAAGAAAACCTGTTAGTATTTCTTCAAAAATCCCTACAAAAACAACGTTAATATTCAATACAGGTCAAGAATCAGGCGCTCTCGCTGAAGTATTATTAATCTTGAAAAAGAATAAATTAATTATGAAAAAATTAACTTCTCAAAATATTTATAAAAATCCATGGGAAGAAATGTTTTATATTGATGTTCAAGCTAATTTATCATCTTCCTTAATGCAAGAAACTCTTGAAAAAATAGGTAAAATTACTAAATTTATAAAAATTCTAGGTTGTTATCCAAGTGAAAATATAACACCAATAATCCCATAA
- the ffh gene encoding signal recognition particle protein: MFNNLTERLSQSLRKIINKGRLTEENIKDTIREVRKALLEADVTLSVIKKFIQNVSKKAIGHEINKSLTPGQEFIKIVKNELILSMGEKNHDLNLSIQPPAIILVVGLQGVGKTTTLVKLAKWIKEKYKKKILTVSTDIYRAAAIKQLQILSDQVKIDFYLSDTTQTPINITKEAIEHAKLKLYDLLLIDTAGRLHINTEMMNEINTIQNISKPIETLLIVDSMMGQDAINIAKKFSASLSISGIVITKTDSDARSGVALSIRHITGKPIKFIGTGEKLHQLEPFHPERIADRILGMNQVISLIKDIEEKVNQSQVKNLTKKFRKGDDFNLNDFLIQLKEMKNMGNLNYFIEKFSKNKILSNNPLLGENKNTLNRIEAIIYSMTHKERMHPIIIKGSRKRRIALGSGTKIQDVNKLLKNFDNIKKIMKKIKKGGIGKMIRNISNILPKNF, encoded by the coding sequence ATGTTTAATAACTTAACTGAACGTCTTTCACAAAGTTTACGTAAAATTATTAATAAAGGAAGACTGACAGAAGAAAATATTAAAGATACTATACGAGAAGTAAGAAAAGCACTTTTAGAAGCAGATGTAACACTGTCAGTAATAAAAAAGTTTATACAAAATGTTTCAAAAAAAGCAATTGGTCATGAAATAAATAAAAGTTTAACGCCCGGTCAAGAATTTATAAAAATTGTAAAAAATGAATTAATTTTATCAATGGGGGAAAAGAACCATGATTTAAATCTTTCTATTCAACCACCAGCAATAATATTAGTCGTAGGACTACAAGGAGTGGGAAAAACAACTACTTTAGTAAAATTAGCAAAATGGATTAAAGAAAAATATAAGAAAAAAATATTAACAGTATCAACTGATATTTATCGAGCTGCTGCAATTAAACAATTACAGATATTATCTGATCAAGTTAAAATAGATTTTTATTTATCTGATACAACTCAAACACCAATAAACATCACAAAAGAAGCGATTGAACATGCAAAATTAAAATTATATGACTTGTTATTAATCGATACAGCAGGACGTTTACATATTAATACAGAAATGATGAATGAAATAAATACAATACAAAACATTTCAAAACCTATTGAAACATTATTGATAGTAGACTCAATGATGGGTCAAGATGCAATCAACATAGCAAAAAAATTCAGCGCATCTTTATCTATATCCGGTATAGTGATAACTAAAACAGATAGTGATGCTAGAAGTGGTGTTGCTTTATCAATTCGTCATATTACTGGAAAACCAATTAAATTTATAGGAACTGGAGAAAAATTACACCAATTAGAACCATTTCATCCTGAAAGGATAGCTGATAGAATTTTAGGAATGAATCAAGTTATATCTCTGATCAAAGATATTGAAGAAAAAGTAAATCAATCTCAAGTAAAAAATTTAACTAAAAAATTTAGAAAAGGTGATGATTTTAACTTAAATGATTTTTTAATACAACTAAAAGAAATGAAAAATATGGGAAATTTAAACTATTTTATAGAAAAATTCTCAAAAAATAAAATTCTATCTAACAATCCATTATTAGGCGAAAATAAAAATACTCTAAATAGAATAGAAGCAATTATATATTCTATGACTCATAAAGAAAGAATGCATCCAATAATCATTAAAGGTTCTCGAAAACGCAGAATTGCCTTAGGTTCGGGAACAAAAATTCAAGATGTAAACAAATTATTAAAAAATTTTGATAATATAAAAAAAATAATGAAAAAAATAAAAAAAGGAGGAATTGGAAAAATGATTCGAAACATAAGCAATATACTACCGAAAAATTTTTAA
- the rpsI gene encoding 30S ribosomal protein S9 yields MVKIQNYGTGRRKSSSARVFLRSGDGEITVNKRSLKDYFGRETSCMVVRQPLELVDMMNNFNIYITVKGGGVSGQAGAIRQGITRALIKYNHLLRSELRKSGFVTRDSRQVERKKVGFRKSRKRTQFSKR; encoded by the coding sequence ATGGTTAAAATTCAAAATTATGGAACTGGACGTCGTAAAAGTTCTTCTGCTAGAGTTTTTCTGAGATCTGGTGATGGAGAAATAACTGTAAATAAACGTTCTTTGAAAGATTATTTTGGTCGTGAAACTTCTTGTATGGTTGTACGTCAACCATTAGAATTAGTTGATATGATGAATAATTTTAACATTTACATTACGGTAAAAGGAGGAGGGGTGTCTGGACAAGCTGGTGCTATTCGACAAGGAATTACGCGAGCTTTAATCAAATATAATCATTTACTACGTTCTGAACTCAGGAAATCAGGTTTTGTTACACGTGATTCAAGACAAGTTGAACGAAAAAAAGTAGGTTTTCGTAAGTCTAGAAAACGTACACAATTTTCTAAGCGTTAA
- the rpmA gene encoding 50S ribosomal protein L27, whose translation MAHKKAGGSTRNGRDSNAQRLGIKCFGGELIPAGSIIVRQRGTKFHPGKNVGCGKDHTIFATVKGKVEFKKKGIKKRTYINIVR comes from the coding sequence ATGGCACATAAAAAAGCTGGTGGATCTACAAGAAATGGCAGAGATTCTAATGCTCAAAGATTAGGAATTAAATGTTTTGGTGGTGAACTTATTCCAGCAGGTAGTATTATTGTAAGACAAAGAGGAACTAAATTTCACCCTGGGAAAAATGTCGGTTGTGGAAAAGATCACACTATTTTTGCTACTGTAAAGGGAAAGGTAGAATTTAAAAAAAAGGGAATTAAGAAAAGAACTTATATTAACATAGTAAGATAA